The Benincasa hispida cultivar B227 chromosome 11, ASM972705v1, whole genome shotgun sequence genome has a segment encoding these proteins:
- the LOC120091003 gene encoding WPP domain-interacting protein 2 translates to MDFESECSALESVEDNEVNQEAIPFDDVNRIRINGTCANDADQSCAAESAFDDMVSISPAAKGKDLSGEAVNSPPSITQSPLDIPSPATKGYGLKKWKRIPRDFVKDMNSSDDTSKILKRALSTSGNPIKPQLSPTENKQSNEGSVGSVTPLRNIGNVDGLVFHGSSSNSRFAMGSAFNPGTDSENSEDRSSKSSTAASAPKARYDLNAVLGHVREKNRIKSISGKSMGGSGQKGQQGKGRVEGSKKARGERIKAEKENSQSSIESDSRSSYFVFRQGTPTAASNGNQNERSVTDDGDNSDGAYAGDQQFSEEAETAYRKEDEVEAEDVTQDNLAADLSWEVKDEKDRNHWSPSPLNKDPMDESLLNLQSVQLALEKEIKKLREIGKDEIASSSIINDAEPSSFAYDNLETQKSSSSFQMGTGKTASSSFEATVLGLTGKIKFLETKLEETMATLKSKESRVAELESSISTSKSPKEEEVRDEKVMEIEKEFERFFRQRLEAEIEYLAIVRAIENLECGIVVDGKNILADEQVEMMNRLREAESKATALKKRAEGLEKYCGDVLDNEEVLTTRGEVFKVSFCAFLQLIFLILVLWVFFLQMPSPAGLVVPT, encoded by the exons atggattttgaaAGCGAATGTTCGGCTCTTGAATCTGTGGAAGACAATGAAGTGAACCAGGAAGCTATTCCCTTTGATGATGTCAACCGAATCAGAATCAATGGCACTTGTGCTAATGATGCTGACCAGTCTTGTGCTGCTGAAAGTGCTTTTGATGACATGGTATCCATTTCACCGGCTGCTAAGGGAAAGGATTTAAGTGGAGAAGCTGTGAATTCACCTCCTTCCATAACCCAATCTCCTCTTGACATTCCTTCTCCTGCAACAAAAGGTTATGGATTGAAGAAATGGAAGCGTATCCCTAGAGATTTTGTGAAGGATATGAATTCAAGTGATGATACTAGTAAAATTTTGAAGAGGGCACTGTCTACATCTGGGAATCCAATTAAACCTCAACTTTCTCCGACCGAGAACAAGCAAAGTAATGAAGGTTCTGTTGGATCTGTAACCCCGTTGAGGAATATTGGAAATGTCGACGGCTTGGTTTTCCATGGTTCTAGTTCCAATTCCAGGTTTGCTATGGGGTCTGCCTTTAACCCTGGCACAGATTCTGAAAACAGTGAAGATCGAAGCAGCAAATCTTCCACAGCAGCCAGTGCTCCAAAGGCTAGGTACGATCTGAATGCCGTCTTAGGACATGTGCGGGAAAAGAATAGGATAAAGAGCATCAGTGGTAAAAGTATGGGTGGTTCTGGCCAAAAGGGTCAACAGGGAAAGGGACGTGTGGAAGGCAGTAAGAAGGCAAGGGGAGAAAGAATCAAAGCTGAGAAGGAGAATTCTCAGTCTAGCATTGAATCTGACTCGAGGAGCTCCTACTTTGTCTTTAGGCAGGGTACTCCTACTGCTGCTAGCAATGGGAACCAAAATGAAAGGTCCGTTACGGACGATGGAGACAACAGTGATGGAGCTTATGCAGGTGATCAACAGTTTAGTGAAGAAGCTGAAACTGCATATAGGAAAGAGGATGAGGTAGAAGCTGAGGATGTTACTCAAGATAATTTAGCTGCAGACTTGTCTTGGGAAGTTAAGGATGAAAAGGATAGGAATCACTGGTCACCGTCACCCTTGAATAAGGATCCCATGGACGAGTCTCTTCTCAACCTCCAGTCTGTGCAACTAGCGCTTGAAAAAG AAATCAAGAAGCTAAGGGAGATTGGAAAGGACGAGATAGCATCTTCCAGCATAATCAACGATGCTGAACCTTCAAGTTTTGCTTATGACAACCTAGAAACACAAAAATCGAGTTCATCTTTCCAAATGGGCACCGGGAAGACTGCTTCAAGTTCCTTTGAAGCCACAGTTCTGGGCTTGACaggaaagattaaatttttggAGACCAAATTAGAAGAGACGATGGCCACTCTCAAATCGAAGGAATCCCGAGTTGCTGAACTGGAATCCTCTATTAGCACCAGCAAGTCACCCAAGGAGGAAGAAGTAAGAGATGAAAAAGTAATGGAAATAGAGAAGGAATTTGAGAGGTTTTTTAGGCAAAGACTGGAAGCAGAAATTGAATATTTGGCAATAGTAAGAGCAATTGAAAATCTAGAATGTGGAATAGTAGTTGATGGTAAAAACATTTTGGCTGATGAGCAAGTAGAGATGATGAACAGACTTAGAGAAGCTGAAAGTAAAGCTACGGCGCTTAAGAAACGAGCAGAGGGTTTGGAAAAATACTGTGGTGACGTATTGGATAACGAGGAGGTTTTGACGACTCGAGGGGAAGTATTCAAGGTTAGTTTTTGTGCGTTTCTGCAGTTGATATTCTTGATCCTCGTCCTTTGGGTTTTTTTCTTGCAAATGCCTTCACCTGCTGGACTAGTTGTACCAACATAA